A genome region from Clostridium sp. JN-9 includes the following:
- a CDS encoding class I SAM-dependent rRNA methyltransferase has translation MACKFYLYRGKGLKAENGHPWIYSNEIEGYDGEYTNGDIVEVYNFKNDFIGKAYINDVSKIALRIMTRDIDEDINEDFFRKRLLSAWEYRKKVIDTSSCRVLFGEADFLPGLIIDKYEDYYVIQSLALGIDKYKDIIVKILNEDFNAKGIYERSDVRVRELEGMEQRKGFLSDAFDTKIQIVENGVKYIVDIENGQKTGFFLDQKENRKSIHKICRNADVLDCFTHTGSFALNAGIAGARSVLGLDISNLAIEDAKKNAELNNLSNIVKFECHNAFDVLHEWSKEGRKYDVVILDPPAFTKSKSTVKGAVRGYKEINLRGIKMVKPGGFLVTCSCSHFMDPQLFSETIKDAAKDARRMLRQVEFRTQACDHPILWNSDESYYLKFYILQVV, from the coding sequence AGGCCGAGAATGGTCATCCATGGATTTACTCAAATGAGATCGAAGGTTATGATGGTGAATATACTAATGGTGACATTGTAGAGGTATATAATTTCAAAAATGATTTTATTGGGAAGGCATACATAAATGATGTTTCTAAGATCGCTCTTAGAATAATGACAAGGGATATTGATGAAGACATAAATGAGGACTTTTTTCGAAAAAGGCTGTTAAGTGCCTGGGAATATAGAAAGAAGGTAATTGATACCTCAAGCTGCAGGGTTTTATTTGGAGAAGCTGATTTTCTTCCTGGACTTATTATTGATAAATATGAGGACTATTATGTTATACAATCATTAGCATTAGGTATAGATAAATATAAAGATATAATTGTTAAAATATTAAATGAAGATTTTAATGCTAAGGGAATATATGAAAGAAGCGACGTGAGAGTACGTGAACTGGAAGGCATGGAACAAAGAAAGGGATTCCTTTCTGATGCTTTTGATACCAAAATTCAAATAGTAGAAAATGGCGTTAAATATATTGTGGATATTGAAAACGGACAGAAAACTGGTTTCTTCCTGGATCAAAAAGAAAACAGGAAATCAATTCACAAAATATGCAGAAATGCCGATGTATTAGATTGTTTTACCCATACAGGATCATTTGCACTAAACGCTGGAATTGCTGGTGCAAGAAGTGTTTTAGGACTGGATATATCTAATTTAGCTATTGAAGATGCAAAGAAAAATGCAGAATTAAACAATTTATCTAACATTGTTAAGTTTGAATGCCACAATGCATTTGATGTTCTTCATGAATGGTCAAAAGAGGGCAGAAAGTACGATGTGGTAATCCTGGATCCTCCTGCATTTACCAAGTCTAAATCAACAGTTAAAGGTGCAGTGAGAGGTTACAAAGAGATAAATTTAAGGGGCATAAAAATGGTAAAACCGGGTGGTTTTCTGGTTACATGCTCATGTTCTCATTTTATGGATCCCCAGTTATTCAGTGAAACTATAAAAGATGCTGCTAAGGATGCCAGAAGGATGCTAAGGCAGGTTGAGTTCAGGACTCAGGCCTGTGATCACCCAATATTATGGAATTCTGATGAGTCATATTATCTTAAATTTTATATACTTCAGGTAGTTTAA
- a CDS encoding IS1182 family transposase, with protein sequence MRKYINSHKNYTLYRGNYQLKLPLNIEYMIPNNDSVRLLSQFVEEMDLTDLYSTYSRIRENQATPRQMLKIVLYSYMNHNYSSRAMELSCKRDVNFMYLLEGSPAPDHSTFARFRSIHFAPCSETIMAEMSNFLYEIGEISGDTIFIDGTKIEACANKYTFVWKKAVSKNLERLLSKLADFVAECEELYGIKLVYENKVKMKHVKKLRKKLYALKKEENIEFVHGCGKRKTPIQRSIEKLEEYLRKLKEYTQKIHTCGKRNSYSKTDKDATFMRMKEDAMKNGQLKPGYNVQNGVDSQYIVWVTVCDKPGDTTTLIPFIKSMENSLYFKYFKIDADSGYESEENYLYIKENGQLSYIKPANYEISKTRKYKHDISRIENMDYTELGDYYTCKNNKKLTVNKIVKRKSKTGYISEKTIYTCEDCSNCVYKSKCIRGHNCKTPLEERVKNLETSKLFNMLRKEDLERIISDDGCELRMNRSIQAEGSFGEIKQDMGFRRYLCKGKKNVLAESILLAMAHNINKLHNKIQLDRTETHLFPLKKGA encoded by the coding sequence ATGAGAAAATACATTAATTCACACAAAAATTATACTTTATATCGTGGAAATTATCAATTAAAACTTCCATTAAATATTGAGTACATGATTCCCAATAATGATTCAGTGCGTTTGCTAAGTCAATTTGTAGAGGAGATGGATTTAACAGATTTATATTCGACTTATTCCCGAATAAGGGAAAATCAGGCTACGCCACGTCAGATGCTGAAGATTGTACTTTACTCCTATATGAATCATAATTATTCATCAAGAGCAATGGAGCTATCCTGCAAAAGAGATGTAAATTTCATGTACCTTTTAGAAGGTTCACCAGCACCAGATCATTCTACTTTTGCAAGATTTCGTAGTATTCATTTTGCCCCGTGCTCAGAAACAATAATGGCTGAAATGTCAAATTTTCTTTATGAGATTGGAGAAATATCAGGAGATACTATATTTATTGATGGTACAAAGATAGAGGCATGTGCTAACAAGTATACTTTCGTCTGGAAAAAAGCAGTTTCAAAAAACCTGGAGAGATTACTTTCTAAATTAGCTGATTTTGTAGCCGAATGTGAGGAATTGTATGGAATAAAGCTTGTATACGAAAACAAAGTAAAAATGAAACATGTAAAAAAGCTACGCAAAAAGCTTTACGCCTTGAAAAAGGAAGAAAATATTGAATTTGTACATGGATGTGGTAAAAGGAAAACTCCTATTCAACGTTCTATTGAAAAACTTGAGGAATACCTTAGAAAGTTAAAAGAATATACACAGAAAATCCATACCTGCGGTAAACGTAATAGCTATTCCAAGACAGATAAAGATGCAACCTTTATGAGGATGAAAGAGGATGCTATGAAAAATGGTCAGTTAAAACCAGGTTACAATGTTCAGAATGGAGTAGATTCCCAATATATAGTATGGGTTACTGTTTGCGATAAGCCTGGGGACACAACAACATTGATTCCATTTATAAAAAGCATGGAGAATTCCTTGTACTTTAAGTATTTTAAAATTGATGCGGATTCAGGTTACGAGAGTGAAGAAAATTATCTTTATATCAAAGAAAATGGACAGCTATCATATATTAAACCAGCAAATTATGAAATATCAAAAACAAGAAAATATAAACATGATATAAGCAGAATAGAAAACATGGATTATACTGAATTGGGCGATTATTATACTTGCAAAAATAATAAGAAACTAACAGTAAATAAAATAGTAAAAAGGAAAAGTAAGACTGGCTATATAAGTGAAAAAACAATCTATACTTGTGAGGACTGCAGTAACTGTGTTTACAAGAGTAAATGCATAAGAGGACATAACTGTAAAACGCCATTAGAAGAAAGGGTTAAAAATCTTGAGACTTCAAAACTATTCAACATGCTTCGCAAAGAGGATCTTGAAAGAATTATAAGTGATGATGGTTGCGAGTTGAGAATGAATCGAAGTATTCAAGCCGAAGGCTCTTTTGGAGAGATAAAACAGGATATGGGATTTCGTAGATATCTATGCAAAGGTAAAAAGAATGTTTTGGCAGAAAGTATTTTGTTAGCAATGGCACATAATATAAATAAGCTACATAATAAAATTCAGTTAGATAGAACTGAAACGCATCTTTTTCCACTTAAAAAAGGTGCATAA
- a CDS encoding 2-phosphosulfolactate phosphatase family protein, which produces MKIDIIISTDDIKESKIKDKSAVVIDMLRATSVITTAIANGCTAVIPVLTIEEAFSIANKDRDKYILGGERRAVKIDGFDCANSPLEYTENVVKNKTVVMTTTNGTRAIKGCEGAKNIIIAAMINSNAVANKVIKLDNDVTIVNAGTYGQFSIDDFICSGYIIDCILKKAPYTELTDVAKTAHYIYSQNKGIYGFIEKASHYKTIKRLNLEDDLEYCCKKDTTTVVPEYKDGIIVNTSSIGEQAI; this is translated from the coding sequence ATGAAAATTGACATAATAATTTCAACTGATGATATAAAGGAATCAAAGATTAAGGATAAATCTGCTGTTGTAATTGATATGCTAAGGGCTACTTCAGTGATTACTACAGCTATAGCAAATGGATGTACAGCTGTTATACCTGTATTGACAATAGAAGAAGCCTTTTCAATAGCTAACAAAGATAGGGACAAGTACATATTAGGCGGAGAAAGAAGAGCTGTTAAAATAGATGGGTTTGACTGCGCAAATTCACCATTGGAGTATACTGAAAATGTGGTTAAAAATAAAACTGTAGTAATGACCACAACTAATGGGACAAGGGCTATAAAGGGATGTGAAGGTGCTAAAAATATAATCATAGCAGCAATGATAAATTCCAATGCTGTGGCTAATAAGGTAATCAAATTAGATAATGATGTAACTATAGTAAATGCCGGAACTTATGGACAGTTTTCAATTGATGATTTTATATGCAGCGGATATATTATTGATTGTATTTTAAAAAAGGCACCTTATACCGAACTTACTGATGTAGCAAAAACAGCTCATTATATTTACAGCCAGAATAAGGGAATATACGGATTTATAGAAAAAGCAAGTCATTACAAAACTATAAAAAGATTAAATCTGGAAGATGATCTGGAATATTGCTGCAAGAAGGATACTACTACAGTTGTACCAGAATACAAAGATGGTATAATTGTGAATACAAGCTCTATAGGTGAACAAGCTATTTAA
- a CDS encoding RNA-guided endonuclease TnpB family protein, translated as MKKLKKAYKTEIKPTEEQIIKIHRTIGVSRFVYNFYVAHNKEVYEKEKKFVNGMDFSKWLNNEYIPSNVDKLWIKEVSSKAVKQAIMSGEKAFKKFFKGEAGFPKFKKKKNQDAKAYFPKNNKTDWTIERHRIKIPTLGWIRLKEYGYIPTNGRITSGTVSQKADRYYVSVLVDEDTKTNNKTTSIGIGIDLGIKEFAVYSNGITKKNINKTIKVKKIEKKLKREQRKLSRKYENLKLRNKKEKGETTRQNIQKQIVKVQKLHQRLTNIRTDYINKIVHELIKQKPSFITIEDLNVRGMMKNRHLAKAVAQQKFYEFRIKLISKSKQDGIEVRIVDRFYPSSKTCSCCGRIKKDLKLSDRVYKCDNCNTSIDRDLNASINLANAKEYKIA; from the coding sequence ATGAAGAAGTTGAAAAAAGCATACAAAACAGAAATTAAACCAACAGAAGAGCAGATAATAAAAATTCATCGAACAATTGGTGTAAGCAGGTTCGTATATAACTTTTATGTTGCACATAATAAAGAAGTTTATGAAAAAGAAAAAAAATTTGTTAACGGCATGGATTTTTCTAAATGGCTTAACAATGAGTATATTCCTAGCAATGTAGATAAACTTTGGATAAAAGAAGTATCTTCTAAAGCAGTTAAACAGGCTATTATGAGTGGAGAAAAAGCTTTTAAGAAGTTCTTCAAAGGTGAAGCTGGCTTCCCAAAATTCAAGAAAAAGAAAAACCAAGACGCTAAAGCCTACTTCCCTAAAAACAATAAAACTGATTGGACTATTGAAAGGCATAGAATTAAAATACCAACTTTAGGCTGGATTAGACTCAAAGAATACGGCTATATACCAACTAATGGCAGAATAACCAGTGGTACAGTAAGTCAGAAAGCTGATAGATATTATGTTTCTGTATTAGTTGATGAAGATACTAAAACAAACAATAAAACTACATCTATTGGAATAGGCATCGATTTGGGGATTAAAGAATTTGCAGTTTATTCTAATGGAATAACTAAAAAGAATATTAATAAGACTATAAAAGTTAAGAAAATTGAAAAGAAACTGAAACGTGAGCAAAGAAAACTTTCAAGAAAATATGAAAATTTAAAATTAAGAAATAAAAAAGAGAAGGGGGAAACTACTCGTCAAAATATCCAAAAACAAATAGTCAAGGTGCAAAAACTTCATCAAAGACTTACGAATATTAGAACCGATTATATTAATAAGATTGTGCATGAGTTAATAAAGCAAAAACCAAGCTTTATAACAATAGAAGATTTGAATGTAAGAGGAATGATGAAGAATAGACATTTAGCAAAGGCAGTTGCACAGCAAAAGTTTTATGAATTTAGAATTAAACTTATTTCAAAAAGTAAACAAGATGGTATTGAAGTAAGAATAGTTGATAGATTTTATCCAAGTAGTAAAACCTGTAGTTGCTGCGGCAGGATTAAGAAAGATTTAAAACTATCAGATAGGGTGTATAAATGTGATAATTGCAATACTTCTATTGATAGGGATTTAAATGCTTCAATCAATTTAGCTAATGCTAAAGAATATAAGATAGCTTAA
- a CDS encoding LacI family DNA-binding transcriptional regulator, which translates to MKVTIKEVAKLAGVATSTVSRVISDSPRISDETKKNVKEAMEELEYHPNAIARSLVNKSTKTIGIVMPQSTQMAFLNPFFPEALSGIAAAAHEQGYCILLSTGNNDDEQLESISNIAMGGMVDGIIIMYSSVDNVILDTVRRLKLPVLIIGKPMKAKGVLYVDNDNVEACYNVTEKLIKKGHKNIALLGGKLKLIVSLDRLDGYRNALLKYKIPFARELIKECEFTKECGYLKMKELLQLKDIPTAVVATDDVMAFGAMDAIKEAGLKIPEDIEIISFNNVPLAEFVKPSLTSVDINAPMLGYESARLMIGKIKGSTKENKVIVPTKLIYRESFLDSNKQ; encoded by the coding sequence ATGAAGGTAACAATAAAGGAAGTGGCTAAACTAGCTGGTGTGGCCACATCTACAGTGTCAAGAGTAATATCTGACAGCCCAAGAATAAGCGATGAAACTAAAAAAAATGTTAAAGAGGCAATGGAGGAACTTGAATATCATCCAAATGCCATTGCCAGAAGTCTTGTTAATAAATCTACAAAAACCATTGGCATTGTTATGCCTCAATCAACTCAAATGGCTTTCCTGAATCCTTTCTTCCCGGAAGCCCTGAGTGGTATTGCTGCAGCTGCACATGAACAGGGATACTGCATTCTTCTTTCCACTGGGAATAATGATGATGAACAATTGGAATCAATAAGCAACATTGCCATGGGGGGAATGGTAGATGGCATTATTATAATGTATTCCTCTGTGGATAATGTTATACTGGATACTGTGAGAAGATTAAAATTACCTGTATTAATAATTGGTAAACCCATGAAAGCTAAGGGAGTGCTTTATGTTGATAATGATAATGTGGAGGCATGCTATAATGTAACTGAAAAGCTTATAAAAAAAGGGCATAAGAATATTGCATTACTAGGAGGAAAATTAAAATTAATAGTTTCATTAGACAGATTAGATGGATATAGGAATGCATTATTAAAATACAAAATACCTTTTGCAAGGGAGCTCATTAAGGAATGCGAATTCACAAAGGAATGCGGCTATCTGAAAATGAAAGAGCTGCTTCAGCTAAAAGATATTCCTACAGCGGTGGTAGCTACCGATGATGTTATGGCATTTGGTGCTATGGATGCTATTAAAGAAGCAGGACTTAAAATACCGGAGGATATAGAAATTATAAGTTTCAATAATGTTCCCCTGGCTGAATTCGTTAAACCTTCACTGACTTCAGTTGATATAAATGCACCAATGCTTGGATATGAGTCTGCAAGGCTGATGATAGGAAAAATAAAAGGCAGTACTAAAGAGAATAAAGTAATTGTACCAACTAAGCTGATATACAGGGAATCATTTTTGGATTCAAATAAACAGTAA
- a CDS encoding helix-turn-helix domain-containing protein, translating into MQSFGDFLQDLSNNSGIKFNLHKVDGEIIFTGYPDIEDSYKHEIAVELENNKAFLTMSREFKACDKLLKYIIESKYSEIFSIREQVFYNLLDSKTVSVDKIDKSFPFISKGCNIILVNLDGNKSEALNIIRQLYNEQDVVSIIYGDSIVIIGAFEDAMEHAESIKDLITSNIFCKCYISISDTIYNSKEINKMYNDATEYMALGKKFRIKDKVFSSSSMLFEKIVYNVSDRVKEELNTKFADKFNLFDSEIINTIEEFVNCGLNISDAARKLYIHRNTLIYRLDKIYKDTGFDIRNFKEATVFVIAFLAWRERN; encoded by the coding sequence ATGCAGAGCTTTGGAGATTTTTTGCAGGATTTATCAAATAACTCAGGTATTAAATTCAATCTACATAAAGTGGATGGTGAAATAATTTTTACTGGATATCCTGATATTGAAGACTCCTATAAGCATGAAATTGCAGTAGAATTAGAAAATAATAAGGCTTTTTTGACAATGTCCAGGGAATTTAAAGCATGTGATAAACTTCTCAAGTATATCATAGAAAGTAAATACTCTGAAATTTTTTCCATAAGAGAACAGGTTTTTTATAACTTACTTGATTCAAAGACTGTAAGCGTTGATAAAATAGATAAAAGTTTTCCATTTATTTCAAAAGGCTGTAATATAATATTAGTCAATTTGGATGGGAATAAAAGTGAAGCTCTTAATATTATAAGACAACTATATAATGAACAGGATGTTGTTAGTATAATATATGGAGATTCCATTGTAATTATTGGTGCCTTTGAAGATGCTATGGAGCATGCTGAAAGTATTAAGGATTTAATAACATCCAATATTTTCTGTAAATGTTATATAAGCATCAGTGATACAATATATAACTCCAAAGAAATTAATAAAATGTATAATGATGCGACTGAATACATGGCACTTGGGAAAAAGTTCAGAATAAAAGACAAGGTGTTTTCATCAAGCAGTATGCTGTTTGAAAAAATTGTTTATAATGTTAGTGACAGGGTTAAGGAAGAGTTAAATACAAAATTTGCAGACAAGTTTAACTTGTTTGATTCGGAGATAATAAACACAATAGAGGAATTTGTAAATTGCGGGCTGAACATAAGCGATGCAGCTAGAAAGCTATATATTCATAGAAATACGTTAATTTACAGATTGGATAAAATATATAAAGATACTGGATTTGATATAAGAAATTTTAAGGAAGCCACTGTGTTTGTAATTGCATTTCTCGCTTGGAGAGAACGAAATTAG
- the ugpC gene encoding sn-glycerol-3-phosphate ABC transporter ATP-binding protein UgpC: protein MANLSLRHIYKVYPGNVTAVKDFNLEIEDKEFIVFVGPSGCGKSTTLRMIAGLEEISKGELSIGDKLVNDVAPKDRDIAMVFQNYALYPHMTVYDNMAFGLKLRKLPKDQIDKKVKEAAKVLDIEHLLDRKPKALSGGQRQRVAMGRAIVREPKVFLMDEPLSNLDAKLRVQMRTEISKLHKRLQTTFIYVTHDQTEAMTLGTRIVVMKDGVIQQVDTPQNIYENPKNIFVAGFIGSPQMNFIDCKVVEKDNKVSLVFEGNNIILSEDKGKKLKDLSLIGKDVMMGIRPENISDKDEYISEHRDSVMKAKVEVTELLGAETLLYLNNDKVNITVRVNGTSNAKAGDIIEVALDSSKIHVFNKETEDTIF from the coding sequence ATGGCAAATTTATCGTTAAGGCATATTTATAAAGTTTATCCTGGTAATGTGACAGCAGTTAAAGATTTCAATCTTGAAATAGAAGATAAAGAATTTATAGTATTTGTTGGACCATCAGGTTGTGGAAAATCTACAACTTTAAGAATGATAGCAGGCCTTGAAGAAATATCAAAGGGAGAGCTTAGTATAGGGGACAAACTTGTTAATGATGTGGCACCTAAGGATAGAGATATAGCAATGGTATTCCAGAACTATGCACTTTATCCTCATATGACAGTTTATGATAATATGGCATTTGGTTTAAAATTAAGAAAACTGCCTAAGGATCAAATAGATAAAAAGGTAAAAGAAGCAGCAAAGGTCCTTGATATTGAACATCTTTTAGACAGAAAGCCAAAGGCATTATCTGGTGGACAAAGGCAGAGAGTTGCTATGGGCAGAGCTATAGTAAGAGAACCAAAGGTATTTTTAATGGATGAACCTTTATCAAACCTTGATGCAAAATTGAGAGTTCAGATGAGAACTGAAATATCTAAATTACACAAGAGACTGCAAACTACATTTATATATGTTACACATGACCAGACAGAGGCTATGACTCTTGGTACGAGAATAGTTGTTATGAAGGATGGAGTTATACAGCAGGTTGATACTCCTCAAAATATTTATGAAAACCCTAAAAACATCTTTGTAGCAGGATTTATAGGAAGTCCTCAAATGAATTTTATTGACTGTAAGGTAGTAGAGAAAGACAATAAAGTTTCTCTTGTATTTGAAGGAAACAATATTATTTTGTCAGAAGATAAAGGGAAAAAATTAAAGGACTTATCATTAATAGGAAAAGATGTTATGATGGGCATAAGGCCAGAGAACATATCTGATAAAGATGAATATATTTCTGAGCACAGAGATTCAGTTATGAAAGCTAAGGTTGAGGTTACTGAATTATTAGGGGCTGAAACTTTATTATATTTAAATAATGACAAAGTAAATATTACAGTCAGGGTAAATGGAACATCCAATGCTAAGGCTGGAGATATAATAGAAGTAGCACTAGATTCATCAAAAATTCATGTATTTAATAAGGAAACAGAAGACACAATCTTTTAG
- a CDS encoding TIGR01212 family radical SAM protein (This family includes YhcC from E. coli K-12, an uncharacterized radical SAM protein.): protein MTKKWEDKRFYSLNYFLRHKFGCKVIKISLDAGFSCPNRDGTISRGGCIFCSERGSGDFAGSREFSIHQQFENIKSLMNNKWKNGKYIAYFQAYTNTYGPIEVLREKYYEAMNQENVVGIAIATRPDCLSEQVLDLLEELNNKIYVWVELGLQTSNENTAIKINRGYNLETFEKAVKSLRKRKIDIVVHTIFGLPGENENDMLNTIKYISNKDIQGIKFHLLHLMKNTPLVNLYNKGQLKFLEKQQYIDIVCKSITLLPESIVIHRLTGDAPRQLLIGPLWSLKKWEILNSINNTLEQRDWYQGQNYNGLYYSTNSF, encoded by the coding sequence ATGACGAAAAAATGGGAAGATAAAAGATTTTATAGTTTAAATTATTTTTTAAGACATAAATTTGGCTGTAAAGTTATTAAGATATCACTTGATGCTGGGTTTTCCTGCCCAAACAGGGATGGCACAATTAGCAGAGGGGGATGTATATTCTGTTCAGAAAGGGGATCCGGAGACTTTGCTGGAAGCAGGGAATTTTCAATACATCAGCAATTTGAAAATATTAAATCTTTAATGAACAATAAGTGGAAGAACGGTAAGTATATTGCATATTTCCAGGCCTATACTAATACCTATGGGCCAATAGAAGTTTTAAGGGAAAAATATTATGAAGCTATGAATCAGGAAAATGTAGTTGGAATTGCAATAGCTACAAGACCAGATTGTCTTTCAGAACAGGTTTTGGACCTGCTAGAGGAATTAAATAATAAAATATATGTGTGGGTAGAACTTGGGCTTCAAACCTCCAATGAAAATACAGCAATTAAGATTAACAGAGGTTACAACTTAGAAACCTTTGAGAAGGCAGTTAAAAGCTTGAGAAAAAGAAAAATTGACATTGTGGTGCATACTATATTTGGTCTGCCTGGTGAAAATGAAAATGATATGTTAAATACAATAAAGTATATTTCAAATAAAGATATTCAGGGAATTAAATTTCACCTTCTGCATTTAATGAAGAACACTCCATTAGTTAATTTATACAACAAAGGACAATTAAAGTTTTTGGAAAAACAGCAGTATATTGATATAGTATGCAAATCAATAACGTTACTGCCTGAAAGCATTGTAATACACAGGTTAACAGGAGATGCTCCAAGACAATTGCTCATAGGGCCCCTTTGGAGTCTTAAAAAGTGGGAAATATTAAATTCTATAAATAACACACTGGAACAAAGAGACTGGTATCAGGGACAAAATTACAACGGTTTGTATTATTCTACAAATTCATTTTAA
- a CDS encoding transporter — MLKKDYHVILQIAAVFIGTIVGAGLASGQEITQFFSTYGYMSFIGIIICCFIYIIFGRIIINLSIKYNLKSYSDLIFLVNPSFVGKALDIIMGLFLVSSAAIILAGSGALLHEFFRLSPIIGIFIMAAISLYVLLMGTKGLIEINSFIVPSLSIVIITIFILYLLFNNNVNLLYVKNIPAIKKAWLPSSLVYGGFNIFCCSGVLVPLSLEIKNKKNLFLGLTIGSVGLTILSLIINLLLILNIPYIFKYEIPLLYISNRFGRFIQSLLLLIIWLEMFSTEVSDIYSVSKSLNESINLSYKKSVFLIIAIALPVSQIGFVNLISILYPAFGILSLIFMLQCVYFYYKSNK, encoded by the coding sequence ATATTGAAAAAGGACTATCATGTAATCCTGCAGATAGCAGCAGTATTTATAGGCACTATAGTGGGGGCTGGATTAGCATCTGGTCAGGAAATAACTCAATTTTTCAGTACCTATGGATATATGAGTTTCATAGGTATAATAATATGCTGTTTTATTTATATTATTTTTGGAAGGATAATAATAAATTTAAGCATAAAATATAACTTAAAATCCTACAGTGATCTTATTTTTCTTGTTAATCCTTCATTTGTTGGAAAGGCCCTGGATATAATTATGGGATTATTCCTGGTTAGCAGTGCCGCAATAATCTTAGCCGGCAGCGGCGCCCTTTTGCATGAATTCTTTAGGCTCTCACCCATTATTGGCATTTTTATAATGGCAGCAATTTCTCTGTATGTTCTTTTAATGGGTACAAAGGGTCTTATTGAAATTAATTCATTTATTGTTCCTTCATTATCAATTGTTATAATTACTATCTTTATTCTGTACTTATTATTTAATAATAATGTGAATCTGCTGTATGTAAAAAATATTCCTGCTATAAAAAAGGCATGGCTCCCTTCATCACTGGTTTATGGAGGTTTTAACATATTCTGCTGCAGCGGTGTGCTTGTACCGTTAAGTTTAGAAATTAAAAATAAGAAAAACTTATTTTTAGGATTAACCATAGGATCCGTAGGACTTACTATTCTTTCTCTAATAATAAATTTATTATTGATATTAAATATTCCTTATATATTTAAATATGAAATACCATTACTTTATATTTCTAATAGATTTGGAAGATTTATTCAGAGTTTATTACTTTTAATTATATGGCTGGAGATGTTCTCCACGGAGGTTTCAGATATATATAGTGTAAGTAAATCTTTAAATGAGTCCATAAATTTATCATATAAAAAATCAGTGTTCCTGATTATAGCCATAGCTTTACCAGTTTCCCAAATTGGATTCGTTAATTTAATAAGCATATTATATCCTGCCTTTGGAATTTTAAGCTTGATTTTTATGCTGCAATGTGTTTATTTTTATTATAAAAGCAATAAATAA